In a single window of the Atlantibacter hermannii genome:
- the rumB gene encoding 23S rRNA (uracil-5-)-methyltransferase: MQCALYDAGRCRSCAWIEKSLPQQCQAKMNDLRQLLGELPVEQWCEPVSGAESAFRNKAKMVVSGSVEKPLLGMLHRDGSTEDLTDCPLYSDAFRRVFTVLKPFIARAGLTPYNVARKRGELKYLLITESTLDGGMMLRFVLRSETKLAQLEAALPWLLAQLPQLKVVSANIQPVHMAIMEGEREIVFTAERALEENFNGVPLWIRPQSFFQTNPQVASQLYATARDWVRALPVKHMWDLFCGVGGFGLHCATPAMRLTGIEIAPEAIASARQSAEMLGLTDVHFQALDSTRFATAQQDIPDLVVVNPPRRGIGEELCEFLSAMAPKTILYSSCNAQTMAKDIRLLEGYRIEKIQLFDMFPHTAHYEVLTLLQRG, translated from the coding sequence ATGCAGTGCGCTCTCTATGATGCCGGTCGTTGTCGCTCCTGCGCGTGGATTGAAAAATCCTTGCCGCAACAGTGCCAGGCCAAAATGAACGATCTTCGCCAGTTGCTTGGCGAGCTTCCTGTCGAACAGTGGTGCGAACCCGTATCCGGCGCGGAAAGCGCGTTTCGCAATAAAGCAAAGATGGTCGTGAGCGGCAGCGTGGAGAAACCGTTGCTGGGCATGCTGCATCGCGATGGCAGCACCGAGGATCTGACCGACTGCCCGCTCTATTCTGACGCGTTTCGCCGGGTGTTTACCGTTCTGAAACCGTTTATCGCCCGCGCCGGGCTAACGCCTTATAACGTGGCGCGTAAACGCGGCGAATTGAAATATCTTCTTATCACCGAAAGCACCCTCGACGGCGGCATGATGCTGCGTTTTGTGCTGCGTTCTGAAACCAAACTGGCGCAGTTAGAGGCGGCGCTGCCGTGGTTGCTGGCGCAGTTGCCGCAGTTAAAGGTGGTATCGGCCAATATACAGCCGGTGCATATGGCGATTATGGAAGGGGAGCGGGAGATTGTTTTCACTGCTGAGCGTGCGCTGGAGGAGAATTTTAACGGCGTACCGCTGTGGATCCGTCCGCAAAGTTTTTTCCAGACCAACCCGCAGGTAGCGAGCCAGCTCTATGCCACTGCCCGCGACTGGGTGCGGGCGCTGCCGGTAAAACATATGTGGGATTTATTCTGCGGCGTGGGTGGATTTGGTCTGCACTGCGCCACGCCCGCCATGCGTTTGACCGGCATTGAGATTGCGCCGGAGGCGATTGCGAGCGCCCGCCAGTCCGCTGAAATGTTGGGCCTGACCGACGTGCATTTTCAGGCGCTGGATTCCACCCGTTTCGCTACTGCCCAGCAGGACATCCCGGATTTAGTGGTGGTAAACCCCCCGCGCCGCGGCATTGGCGAGGAACTGTGTGAGTTTCTGTCGGCTATGGCACCGAAAACGATTTTGTATTCAAGCTGTAATGCGCAAACCATGGCGAAAGATATTCGCCTGCTTGAGGGATACCGGATCGAGAAAATCCAGCTTTTCGACATGTTTCCCCATACCGCGCATTATGAGGTGTTGACGCTGTTGCAGCGGGGGTAG
- the ybjT_1 gene encoding NAD(P)-binding Rossmann-fold domain, protein MAISGRRRPLIPIPLPTRWISVWFLNMITSVPPAIARALIQGLKHDLLADDTALRALIPQQLISFDDAVRETLKEEDKLVNSSDWGYDAQAFARWRPEYGYFPKQAGCTLKTSASLEALWKVVNRIGGKKERYFFGNYLWSTRAGIDRLLGHQLAKGRPENAMLQTGDAVDSWKVIIVEPERELTLLFGMKAPGLGRLSFNLRDTGPERSLDVRAWWHPHGTPGLFYWLVMIPAHLFIFRGMARRICRLAEQEEANLRR, encoded by the coding sequence ATGGCGATAAGCGGTCGCCGCCGTCCGTTGATTCCCATTCCTCTGCCGACCCGGTGGATCTCGGTCTGGTTTCTTAACATGATCACATCGGTGCCGCCCGCCATCGCCCGCGCCCTGATCCAGGGACTGAAACACGATCTGCTGGCGGACGACACCGCCCTGCGGGCGTTAATCCCGCAACAGCTCATCTCGTTTGATGACGCGGTGCGCGAAACGCTGAAAGAAGAGGACAAACTGGTTAACTCCAGCGACTGGGGTTATGACGCGCAGGCTTTCGCCCGCTGGCGGCCTGAATACGGCTACTTCCCTAAGCAAGCGGGCTGTACGCTGAAAACCTCCGCCAGTCTTGAGGCGTTGTGGAAGGTCGTTAACCGCATCGGCGGAAAGAAAGAACGCTATTTTTTTGGCAATTATTTATGGAGCACCCGCGCCGGGATCGATCGACTGCTTGGTCATCAACTGGCAAAGGGTCGTCCTGAAAACGCGATGCTGCAAACCGGCGATGCCGTGGACAGCTGGAAGGTGATTATCGTCGAGCCCGAGCGGGAACTGACGCTGTTGTTCGGCATGAAAGCGCCCGGTCTCGGCAGGCTCTCGTTCAACCTGCGTGATACCGGCCCGGAACGTTCGCTGGATGTCCGTGCCTGGTGGCACCCGCACGGCACGCCCGGATTATTCTACTGGCTGGTAATGATCCCAGCGCATTTGTTTATCTTTCGCGGTATGGCGCGTCGAATTTGTCGCCTTGCTGAACAGGAAGAGGCAAATCTTCGACGCTAA
- the artP gene encoding arginine transport system ATP-binding protein has product MSIQLNGINCFYGAHQALFDITLNFPQGETLVLLGPSGAGKSSLLRVLNLLEMPRSGQLTIAGNHFDFVKTPDDKAIRELRQNVGMVFQQYNLWPHLTVLQNLIEAPCRVLGLSKADARARADKLLERLRLTPYVDRYPLHLSGGQQQRVAIARALMMEPQVLLFDEPTAALDPEITAQIVSIIRELSQTGITQVIVTHEVEVARKTASRVVYMENGHIIEQGDASCFTHPQTDAFKYYLSH; this is encoded by the coding sequence ATGAGTATTCAACTAAACGGCATTAACTGCTTCTACGGCGCACACCAGGCGCTGTTCGACATCACCTTAAATTTCCCTCAGGGCGAAACGCTGGTGCTGCTTGGCCCAAGCGGCGCGGGCAAGAGCTCGCTGCTGCGTGTACTCAATCTGCTTGAGATGCCGCGCTCCGGGCAGCTCACTATTGCCGGTAACCATTTTGACTTCGTCAAAACGCCGGACGATAAAGCGATTCGCGAACTGCGCCAGAACGTTGGCATGGTATTTCAGCAGTACAATCTGTGGCCGCACCTGACGGTGCTGCAAAACCTGATTGAAGCGCCGTGCCGTGTGCTGGGTCTTAGCAAAGCCGATGCCCGCGCGCGTGCCGATAAGCTGCTGGAACGTCTGCGTTTAACGCCTTATGTGGATCGCTACCCCTTACACCTTTCCGGCGGCCAACAGCAGCGTGTGGCGATTGCCCGCGCACTGATGATGGAACCGCAGGTCCTGCTGTTCGACGAGCCAACGGCGGCGCTTGATCCGGAAATTACCGCGCAAATCGTCAGCATCATTCGTGAGCTTTCGCAAACCGGAATTACCCAGGTGATCGTCACCCACGAAGTCGAAGTGGCGCGCAAAACCGCGAGCCGCGTGGTGTATATGGAAAACGGCCATATCATCGAGCAAGGGGATGCGAGTTGCTTTACCCACCCGCAGACCGACGCGTTTAAATACTACTTATCTCACTGA
- the ybjP gene encoding lipoprotein has translation MRLLALTLMMPCALVLSACTTDTTPAFKDIGSRSGPCVEGGPDSVAQKFYDYRIANPSQGVTNLSALRPYLSDSLYASLQKSANNSANNSFLRSDIFSSRTVAPTQANVSSASTIPNTEARNIPLRVALNQGSQQWQDEVLMIREGRCWALDDVRYLGGSVHAPSGTLRQSIEDDRHS, from the coding sequence ATGCGCCTATTAGCTTTGACTCTTATGATGCCCTGCGCGCTGGTGCTCAGCGCCTGTACTACCGATACGACGCCGGCATTTAAAGATATCGGCAGCCGCAGCGGTCCCTGCGTGGAAGGCGGCCCGGACAGCGTCGCGCAGAAATTTTATGACTACCGAATTGCGAACCCTTCTCAGGGCGTCACGAACCTGAGCGCGCTGCGCCCCTATTTAAGCGACAGCCTGTACGCCAGCCTGCAAAAATCCGCCAACAACAGCGCGAATAATAGCTTCCTGCGTAGTGATATTTTCTCCAGCCGCACCGTTGCGCCGACCCAGGCCAACGTCTCCAGCGCCTCCACCATTCCGAATACTGAAGCACGCAATATCCCCCTGCGAGTGGCATTAAACCAGGGCAGCCAACAATGGCAGGATGAAGTGCTGATGATCCGCGAAGGTCGGTGCTGGGCGCTGGACGATGTGCGTTATCTCGGCGGCTCGGTGCATGCGCCGTCAGGCACACTGCGCCAGTCTATTGAAGATGACCGCCACAGCTGA
- the artM_2 gene encoding arginine ABC transporter permease, which produces MLEYLPELLQGLQTSLTLTVASLIVALILALLFTVVLTLKTPVLSLLVRGYITLFTGTPLLVQIFLIYYGPGQFPALQEYPGLWHLLSEPWLCALLALSLNSAAYTTLLFYGAIRAIPEGQWQSCQSLGMSKKDTLAILLPYAFKRALSSYSNEVVLVFKSTSLAYTITLMEVMGHGQLLYGRTYDVMVFGAAGVIYLIVNGLLTLMMRLIERRALAFERRN; this is translated from the coding sequence ATGCTGGAATACTTACCCGAACTTCTCCAGGGCCTGCAAACCAGCCTGACGCTGACCGTCGCCTCGCTGATTGTGGCGCTGATCCTGGCATTGCTGTTTACCGTGGTGCTGACGCTGAAAACGCCGGTGCTGTCGTTGCTGGTGCGCGGTTATATCACGCTGTTCACCGGCACGCCGCTGCTGGTGCAAATCTTCCTGATTTATTACGGACCGGGTCAGTTCCCGGCACTGCAGGAATACCCGGGATTATGGCATTTGTTGTCCGAGCCCTGGCTGTGTGCCCTGCTGGCGCTGTCGCTCAACTCGGCGGCCTATACCACGCTGCTGTTTTATGGCGCGATTCGTGCAATCCCCGAAGGGCAATGGCAGTCCTGTCAGTCGCTCGGGATGAGCAAGAAAGACACCCTGGCAATTTTGCTTCCTTATGCATTTAAACGCGCACTGTCCTCCTACTCCAACGAAGTGGTGCTGGTATTTAAAAGTACCTCCCTTGCCTACACCATTACTCTGATGGAAGTGATGGGCCACGGGCAACTGCTGTACGGCAGAACGTATGATGTGATGGTGTTCGGCGCTGCTGGAGTTATCTACCTGATCGTTAATGGTTTGTTGACGCTAATGATGCGTCTTATCGAACGCCGCGCACTGGCGTTTGAACGTCGTAACTGA
- the amiD gene encoding putative N-acetylmuramoyl-L-alanine amidase, whose amino-acid sequence MNRRVLPLFLALLLAGCAGEKGIVDRGDYQVDQRRPAQAAYPRVKVLVIHYTADDFDSSLATLTDRNVSAHYLIPDTPPVRNGKPVIWQLVPEQELAWHAGISFWRGTNRINDTSIGIELENRGWRREGGQKRFTAFNPAQIAVLAKLARDIINSYNILPVNVVAHSDIAPQRKDDPGPLFPWAELAKQGIGAWPDPARVNFWLMGRQPDEPVDSAGLLKLLARYGYEVTPEMTPAQQKRVIEAFQMHFRPARYDGVADAENRGHRRSLTGKIWPGLAQQRTVIFQPQRGARNPFIKTDHRLVPQLVFGTADIQRKIEIQFGHAIVGEGGLFFRLIAHALPDYGR is encoded by the coding sequence ATGAACAGACGTGTTTTACCGCTTTTTCTGGCGTTATTGCTGGCGGGCTGCGCAGGGGAAAAGGGCATTGTCGACCGGGGCGACTATCAGGTGGATCAGCGCCGTCCGGCCCAGGCGGCATACCCTCGCGTAAAAGTGCTGGTGATCCACTATACCGCCGATGATTTTGACAGCTCTCTTGCCACGCTGACCGACCGCAACGTTAGCGCGCATTATCTGATCCCGGACACGCCGCCGGTGCGTAACGGCAAGCCGGTTATCTGGCAACTGGTGCCCGAGCAGGAGCTGGCCTGGCATGCCGGCATCAGTTTCTGGCGCGGCACCAACCGCATTAATGACACCTCAATCGGCATTGAGCTGGAAAATCGCGGATGGCGGCGTGAAGGCGGTCAAAAACGGTTTACCGCGTTCAACCCGGCGCAGATCGCTGTGCTGGCGAAACTGGCGCGGGACATCATAAATAGTTACAACATACTTCCGGTGAATGTCGTTGCTCACTCTGACATCGCGCCGCAGCGTAAAGACGATCCCGGCCCGCTGTTTCCGTGGGCGGAACTGGCTAAGCAGGGGATCGGCGCCTGGCCCGATCCGGCGCGGGTGAATTTCTGGCTGATGGGACGCCAACCTGATGAACCGGTGGACAGCGCGGGGTTACTGAAGCTGTTGGCGCGTTACGGCTATGAAGTCACGCCGGAAATGACGCCAGCCCAGCAGAAGCGGGTTATCGAAGCGTTTCAGATGCATTTCCGGCCTGCGCGCTATGATGGCGTGGCCGATGCGGAAAACCGAGGCCATCGCCGAAGCCTTACTGGAAAAATATGGCCAGGCTTAGCGCAACAGCGTACCGTGATCTTTCAGCCACAGCGCGGTGCGCGTAATCCCTTCATCAAGACTGACCACAGGCTGGTACCCCAGCTCGTTTTCGGCACGGCTGATATCCAGCGTAAAATCGAAATTCAGTTTGGACACGCCATAGTGGGTGAGGGCGGGCTCTTTTTCCGACTTATTGCCCATGCGCTCCCAGACTACGGGCGATGA
- the potI gene encoding putrescine ABC transporter — MNNLPVVRSPWRILILIIGFTFLYAPMLMLVIYSFNSSKLVTVWAGWSTRWYSELFQDSAMMSAVGLSLTIAALAATMAVVLGTIASVVLVRFGRFRGANGFAFMLTAPLVMPDVITGLSLLLLFVALGHAIGWPSERGMLTIWLAHVTFCTAYVAVVISARLRELDRSIEEAAMDLGATPVKVFFVITLPMIMPAILSGWLLAFTLSLDDLVIASFVSGPGATTLPMLVFSSVRMGVNPEINALASIILGVVGIIGLIAWYLMARSEKQRQKDIQRARTG, encoded by the coding sequence ATGAATAATTTACCCGTCGTGCGCTCGCCGTGGCGTATTTTGATTCTGATTATCGGCTTTACTTTCCTGTATGCGCCGATGCTGATGCTGGTGATTTATTCCTTTAACAGCTCGAAACTGGTTACCGTCTGGGCAGGGTGGTCAACCCGCTGGTACAGCGAACTGTTTCAGGACAGCGCGATGATGAGCGCGGTTGGACTCAGTCTGACCATCGCCGCACTCGCCGCCACCATGGCGGTCGTGTTGGGCACGATCGCGTCGGTGGTGCTGGTGCGCTTTGGCCGTTTTCGCGGCGCGAACGGTTTCGCGTTTATGCTCACCGCGCCGCTGGTGATGCCGGACGTGATCACCGGGCTGTCGCTGCTGCTGCTGTTTGTGGCGCTCGGCCATGCCATTGGCTGGCCGTCGGAGCGCGGCATGCTCACCATCTGGCTGGCGCACGTCACCTTCTGTACCGCTTATGTGGCGGTGGTGATCAGCGCCCGACTGCGCGAACTCGATCGCTCTATCGAAGAGGCGGCGATGGATTTAGGTGCAACGCCGGTGAAAGTCTTTTTCGTGATCACCCTGCCGATGATCATGCCGGCGATACTTTCCGGCTGGCTGCTGGCGTTTACCCTGTCGCTGGACGATCTGGTTATTGCCAGTTTCGTTTCCGGCCCGGGAGCGACCACATTGCCGATGCTGGTGTTCTCCAGCGTGCGTATGGGGGTGAATCCGGAGATCAACGCGCTGGCGTCCATTATCCTTGGGGTAGTGGGAATCATCGGCTTGATCGCCTGGTATCTGATGGCGCGCTCTGAAAAACAGCGTCAAAAAGACATCCAGCGTGCAAGAACCGGCTGA
- the ybjT_2 gene encoding NAD(P)-binding Rossmann-fold domain has translation MSDPQRILVLGASGYIGQHLLPRLSADGHQVIAAARNVERLEKRPLPGVTCHSLDLLWPEHLPGLLAGVDTLYYLVHSMGDGRDFVEKERQAALNLRDALRQTPVRQVIFLSSLQSDDAPSDHLRARQLTADILRDAGVPVTELRAGIIIGAGSAAFEVMRDMVYNLPVLTPPRWVRSRTTPIALENLLVYLLKLLDHPSTEHRILEAAGPEVLSYQEQF, from the coding sequence ATGAGCGATCCGCAGCGGATACTGGTTCTGGGGGCCAGCGGGTATATCGGCCAGCATTTACTGCCGAGGCTAAGCGCCGACGGGCATCAGGTGATTGCCGCTGCGCGTAACGTCGAACGTCTGGAAAAGCGCCCGTTGCCGGGCGTCACCTGCCATTCGCTGGATTTACTGTGGCCAGAGCATTTGCCCGGCCTGCTGGCCGGGGTCGACACGCTCTATTATCTGGTGCACAGCATGGGCGACGGGCGGGACTTCGTGGAAAAAGAGCGCCAGGCGGCGTTGAATCTGCGCGACGCCCTGCGACAAACCCCGGTGCGCCAGGTGATTTTTTTAAGCTCACTGCAAAGTGACGACGCGCCGTCAGACCATCTGCGGGCGCGTCAGTTGACCGCCGATATCCTGCGCGATGCCGGCGTGCCAGTGACCGAATTGCGGGCTGGCATCATAATCGGCGCAGGTTCCGCCGCGTTTGAAGTGATGCGCGATATGGTTTACAACCTGCCGGTCCTTACACCGCCGCGTTGGGTACGTTCGCGTACTACGCCCATCGCGCTGGAAAACTTGCTGGTGTATTTACTGAAACTGCTCGATCACCCTTCGACAGAACACCGCATTCTGGAAGCTGCCGGACCAGAAGTGCTGAGCTATCAGGAACAGTTTTGA
- the artJ gene encoding arginine/ornithine ABC transporter substrate-binding protein produces MKKLLLAAILSTVAISAGAAEKISFGSSATYPPFESLDSNNQIVGFDIDLAKALCKQMQAECTFTNHAFDSLIPSLKFKKYDAVISGMDITPERSKQVAFTAPYYANSALVIAKKDTYKSFDDLKGKRIGMENGTTHQKYLQDKHPEVKTVAYDSYQNAIIDLKNGRIDGVFGDTAVVNEWLKTNPQLGAATPKVTDPQYFGTGLGIAVRPDNVALLKKFNDALAAIKADGTYQQISDKWFPAQ; encoded by the coding sequence ATGAAAAAATTACTTTTAGCGGCAATCCTTTCTACGGTTGCGATTTCTGCGGGCGCGGCAGAAAAAATCAGTTTCGGTTCCTCGGCGACCTATCCGCCTTTTGAATCCCTCGATTCCAATAACCAGATTGTCGGTTTCGATATCGATCTCGCAAAAGCCCTGTGCAAACAAATGCAGGCGGAATGCACCTTTACCAACCACGCGTTTGACAGCCTGATCCCGTCGCTGAAATTCAAAAAATACGATGCGGTAATTTCCGGCATGGACATCACCCCTGAGCGCAGCAAGCAGGTGGCATTTACCGCGCCTTATTACGCCAACTCCGCGCTGGTGATTGCCAAAAAAGACACCTACAAATCTTTCGATGATTTGAAAGGCAAGCGCATCGGGATGGAAAACGGCACTACCCACCAGAAATACCTGCAGGATAAGCATCCTGAAGTGAAAACGGTGGCCTATGACAGCTATCAGAATGCGATTATCGACCTGAAAAATGGCCGTATTGATGGCGTATTCGGTGATACTGCCGTGGTTAACGAATGGCTAAAAACTAACCCGCAGCTGGGCGCGGCCACGCCGAAAGTGACCGATCCGCAATATTTCGGTACCGGCCTGGGCATCGCGGTTCGTCCGGATAACGTGGCGCTGCTGAAGAAATTTAACGACGCGCTGGCAGCGATTAAAGCGGATGGTACTTATCAGCAGATCAGCGATAAGTGGTTCCCGGCGCAGTAA
- a CDS encoding nucleotide di-P-sugar epimerase or dehydratase, with protein MRCRQAGRLISLNGEARPLRQIVEQLIAELGIRCRIRSVPYPMLDIIARSLGAHGQ; from the coding sequence ATGCGCTGCCGTCAGGCCGGGCGTTTAATATCACTAAATGGCGAGGCGCGCCCGCTGCGCCAGATTGTCGAGCAATTGATTGCCGAACTGGGCATTCGCTGCCGCATTCGTTCTGTGCCCTATCCGATGCTCGATATCATCGCCCGTAGTCTGGGAGCGCATGGGCAATAA
- the ybjS gene encoding NAD dependent epimerase/dehydratase family protein: MKVLVTGATSGLGRNAVEYLRQRGISVRATGRNEAMGKLLQKMGAEFVHADLTELVSSQAKQMLAGVDTLWHCSGFTSPWGTQQAFDMANVRATRRLGEWAVAWGVRHVVHISSPSLYFDYHHHRDVTEDFRPVRFANEFARSKAAAGRGHSASGASQSPHAFYDPAPAKSVRAA, from the coding sequence ATGAAGGTACTGGTCACGGGCGCCACCAGCGGTTTAGGCCGAAACGCGGTCGAATATTTACGCCAGAGAGGGATAAGCGTCCGGGCAACCGGTCGTAACGAAGCCATGGGCAAACTGCTGCAAAAGATGGGCGCGGAGTTTGTTCATGCTGATTTAACCGAGCTGGTCTCGTCCCAGGCTAAACAGATGCTGGCGGGTGTGGATACGCTCTGGCACTGTTCCGGCTTCACGTCCCCCTGGGGCACGCAGCAGGCGTTTGATATGGCCAACGTCCGCGCCACCCGTCGCCTCGGCGAATGGGCTGTCGCCTGGGGCGTGCGGCATGTGGTGCATATTTCCTCACCCTCGCTCTATTTCGATTATCACCATCACCGCGATGTCACCGAAGATTTTCGTCCGGTACGCTTCGCCAACGAATTTGCGCGCAGTAAGGCGGCGGCGGGAAGAGGTCATTCAGCATCTGGCGCAAGCCAATCCCCACACGCGTTTTACGATCCTGCGCCCGCAAAGTCTGTTCGGGCCGCATGA
- the artQ gene encoding arginine transport system permease, whose product MLFAVWESAKWRPVAWIATALVTMFRGLPEILVVLFIYFGSSQLLLLLSDGFTLNLGFMQIPVRMEIENFDVSPFLCGVIALSLLYAAYASQTLRGALKAVPVGQWESGQALGLSKTAIFFRLVMPQMWRHALPGLGNQWLVLLKDTALVSLISVNDLMLQTKSIATRTQEPFTWYIVAAAIYLVITLISQYILKRIDQRATRFERRPG is encoded by the coding sequence ATGCTCTTCGCGGTTTGGGAGTCCGCCAAATGGCGGCCCGTTGCATGGATCGCCACCGCGCTGGTCACCATGTTTCGTGGACTGCCGGAAATTCTGGTGGTGCTGTTTATCTATTTTGGCTCTTCACAGCTGCTGCTTCTGCTTTCTGACGGTTTCACCCTCAATCTCGGCTTTATGCAAATTCCGGTACGGATGGAGATTGAAAATTTTGATGTCAGCCCCTTCCTGTGCGGCGTGATTGCGCTGTCGCTGCTGTATGCGGCGTACGCCTCGCAAACCCTGCGCGGCGCGCTGAAAGCGGTGCCGGTGGGCCAGTGGGAATCCGGCCAGGCGCTGGGCCTGTCGAAAACGGCGATCTTTTTCCGTCTGGTTATGCCGCAAATGTGGCGCCATGCGCTGCCAGGCCTCGGTAACCAGTGGCTGGTGCTGTTGAAAGACACCGCGCTGGTGTCGTTAATTAGCGTGAACGATTTAATGCTGCAAACCAAAAGCATCGCGACCCGCACCCAGGAGCCGTTTACCTGGTATATCGTGGCGGCGGCAATTTATCTGGTGATTACCCTTATCAGTCAGTACATCCTGAAACGGATCGATCAGCGCGCCACGCGCTTTGAGCGGAGACCAGGCTGA
- the ybjO gene encoding inner membrane protein: protein MIFARSHHNHARLNVPTLVYIAAIAIITTRCVDLLMVFNMLGLRGAMDFIHRSVQTWSLTLVFLSSLLLLCVEFRCAFAIIKGRNWGRWIYLASQIGATSYLWAASLGWGYPELFSIPGESKREILHSLVMQKTPDMLVLALLFLPAQSGGFSSCNNGGTIRRPSF from the coding sequence ATGATCTTCGCCCGCTCACACCATAACCATGCCCGCCTCAATGTACCCACGCTGGTATATATCGCGGCTATAGCCATCATTACGACGCGCTGCGTCGATTTGTTGATGGTCTTTAATATGCTGGGGCTGCGCGGCGCGATGGACTTCATCCATCGCAGCGTTCAGACATGGAGCCTGACGCTGGTATTCCTTTCGAGCCTGCTGTTGCTTTGCGTCGAGTTTCGCTGCGCCTTCGCGATCATCAAAGGCCGCAACTGGGGACGCTGGATCTACCTGGCTTCGCAAATCGGCGCTACCAGCTATTTGTGGGCCGCGTCGCTGGGCTGGGGATACCCGGAGTTATTCAGCATCCCGGGCGAATCGAAACGTGAAATCCTGCACTCGCTGGTGATGCAAAAAACACCCGATATGCTCGTCCTGGCGCTGTTATTTCTCCCGGCGCAAAGCGGCGGTTTTTCCAGCTGCAATAACGGTGGTACAATCCGCCGCCCCTCGTTTTAA
- the ybjQ gene encoding conserved protein, UPF0145 family, with amino-acid sequence MKKNCVKPGKSRFRELEEQARGLGADAVIGIDIDYETVGKDGSMLMVSVTGTAVKTRR; translated from the coding sequence ATGAAAAAGAACTGCGTAAAGCCCGGGAAATCGCGTTTTCGCGAACTCGAAGAGCAGGCGCGAGGGCTGGGTGCCGATGCGGTGATTGGTATTGATATCGATTATGAAACTGTCGGCAAAGACGGCAGCATGTTGATGGTCAGCGTGACCGGCACAGCGGTGAAAACCCGGCGATGA
- the artI gene encoding arginine ABC transporter, substrate-binding protein, with the protein MKKVLIATLLASISLSAAAAQTIRFATEASYPPFESMNDKNEIVGFDVDLANALCKEIDATCTFTNQAFDSLIPSLKFRRFDAVMAGMDITPEREKQVLFTNAYYDNSALFVGQKGKVASIDQLKGKKVGVQNGTTHQKFINDKHPEITTVPYDSYQNAKLDLQNGRIDAVFGDTAVVTEWLKSNDKLAAVGDKVTDKDYFGTGLGIAVRQGNTELQQKFNTALDKVKKDGTYENIYNKWFQK; encoded by the coding sequence ATGAAAAAAGTACTGATTGCTACACTGCTTGCCAGCATAAGCCTGTCCGCCGCCGCCGCGCAGACCATTCGTTTTGCGACCGAAGCGTCTTACCCTCCTTTTGAATCGATGAACGACAAAAACGAGATCGTTGGGTTCGATGTGGATCTGGCGAATGCACTGTGTAAAGAAATCGACGCTACCTGTACTTTCACCAACCAGGCGTTCGACAGTCTGATCCCGAGCCTGAAGTTCCGCCGTTTCGATGCGGTGATGGCCGGTATGGATATAACACCAGAGCGTGAAAAACAGGTTCTGTTCACCAATGCCTACTACGATAACTCTGCGCTGTTCGTGGGCCAGAAAGGCAAAGTTGCCAGCATCGATCAGTTGAAAGGCAAAAAAGTAGGCGTTCAGAACGGTACTACCCACCAGAAATTCATCAACGATAAGCACCCGGAAATCACCACCGTTCCGTATGACAGCTATCAGAATGCGAAACTGGATCTGCAGAATGGCCGTATTGACGCGGTGTTTGGCGACACGGCGGTCGTGACGGAATGGCTGAAAAGCAATGACAAGCTGGCAGCCGTCGGCGACAAGGTCACCGATAAAGATTATTTCGGCACCGGTTTAGGCATCGCAGTCCGTCAGGGCAACACTGAACTCCAGCAGAAATTCAATACCGCGCTGGATAAAGTGAAGAAAGACGGCACCTACGAAAATATCTATAACAAATGGTTCCAGAAGTAA